In the genome of Hyphomonas sp. Mor2, one region contains:
- a CDS encoding FAD-dependent oxidoreductase, translating into MTDHYRVIVIGGGVVGCSVLFHLAKFGWTDIALLERKELTAGSTWHAAGGYHAINSDPNVARLQDYTIKLYKEIEQLSGQDVGMHAAGGITIAATEARWEFLCSEHARHKVMGIRSELITPQDVASQCPLVDVRDVKGALYSPDEGHVDPYGVTHAYAGAAKQLGATIKRQTRVIDLTPRTSGGWNVITDQGNYLADHVVNAGGLWAREVSAMVGHYPPLVPMEHHYIISDNLPSLESRDTEIPLVVDLDGEIYMRQEQKGVLLGVYETPAQVWSEDTTPWDYGESELLPDRMDRILPALEHGFRRFPEIAEAGIKRVVNGPFTFTPDGNPLVGPVQDIPNFWLACGVLAGFAQGGGIGLTLAQWMIDGEPDGDVFAMDHARFGDFATKTYTSARACETYERRFRLAYPNEQWPAGRPAKKTPLYDAYKQQDAVFGASYGQEQALYFAATADAKTETPTFRRSNAFDSVAKECDTTRNRAGMIELSAYAKYLVEGPAAGSWLDRIFASKLPKTGKVKLAPMLSHKGRVTGDFTVMCLSETKYLLVASAALQAWHSRWFSENLPSSGVRIENVTDPLQGVSIAGPDANRILAKLLNRSHEEPISKFMSVQEMDVGFAPATVARLSLTGETGYEIYVPSQYAPSLRMALLEAGSAFGLLDIGVYALLSMRLEKGYGIWSREFSPDYTPSMCGLDKFVDYNKRGFIGRDAVLKDRDSPPPHRLTLMRIETDNIDASGYEPILMGNELIGFTTSGGYGHFVEQSLAMGYVREDFINSDAEVVVLGERRNVSFLDSPAYDPMGERMRS; encoded by the coding sequence ATGACGGATCATTATCGTGTAATCGTGATTGGTGGCGGCGTAGTCGGCTGCAGTGTGCTTTTTCATCTTGCTAAATTTGGGTGGACCGACATCGCGTTGCTCGAGCGAAAAGAGCTAACGGCAGGTTCAACTTGGCATGCGGCTGGAGGGTATCACGCGATTAACTCCGACCCGAACGTGGCTCGTCTGCAAGATTATACGATTAAGCTTTACAAAGAAATCGAACAACTGAGCGGACAAGACGTCGGAATGCACGCAGCGGGCGGAATAACCATCGCCGCAACTGAGGCTCGTTGGGAGTTCTTGTGCAGCGAACACGCTCGACACAAAGTGATGGGAATCCGCTCTGAACTTATCACGCCGCAGGACGTCGCTTCTCAATGCCCATTGGTCGACGTGCGGGACGTGAAAGGCGCGCTTTACTCACCGGATGAAGGTCACGTCGACCCCTACGGGGTAACCCATGCTTATGCGGGCGCTGCAAAACAACTCGGCGCGACGATTAAGCGGCAAACGAGGGTGATAGACTTAACGCCCCGGACTTCAGGCGGCTGGAATGTCATCACTGATCAAGGCAACTATTTAGCTGATCACGTCGTAAACGCAGGTGGTCTGTGGGCGCGCGAAGTAAGCGCCATGGTAGGACACTATCCTCCTTTGGTGCCAATGGAACATCACTACATAATTTCAGATAATTTACCCTCTTTAGAGTCTCGCGACACAGAAATTCCTTTAGTCGTGGATCTGGATGGCGAAATTTACATGCGCCAAGAACAAAAAGGCGTTTTGCTCGGCGTGTATGAAACACCAGCGCAAGTTTGGTCCGAGGACACAACGCCTTGGGACTATGGGGAGAGCGAGCTCCTACCTGACCGCATGGATCGCATCTTGCCTGCACTCGAGCACGGTTTTCGAAGGTTTCCTGAGATCGCCGAAGCCGGAATAAAGCGGGTGGTGAACGGCCCCTTCACTTTCACCCCGGATGGCAATCCATTAGTTGGTCCGGTTCAAGATATTCCCAATTTTTGGCTGGCTTGCGGCGTGTTGGCTGGCTTTGCTCAAGGCGGCGGCATTGGGCTGACCCTCGCTCAATGGATGATCGATGGCGAACCAGACGGCGACGTGTTCGCGATGGACCATGCGCGATTTGGTGATTTCGCGACCAAAACGTACACTTCAGCAAGAGCGTGTGAGACGTATGAGCGCCGGTTTCGTCTGGCTTATCCAAATGAGCAATGGCCCGCAGGGCGTCCAGCCAAGAAAACGCCTTTATACGATGCGTATAAGCAACAAGACGCGGTGTTCGGCGCGAGCTATGGTCAAGAGCAGGCGCTCTATTTTGCCGCCACGGCAGATGCCAAGACCGAAACGCCAACTTTCAGGCGTTCCAACGCTTTCGACAGCGTGGCGAAGGAGTGTGATACTACGCGAAATAGGGCTGGAATGATCGAGTTATCCGCCTATGCAAAATACTTGGTTGAGGGGCCTGCAGCTGGATCTTGGTTAGATCGGATTTTTGCATCCAAGTTACCGAAAACTGGTAAGGTCAAACTGGCGCCTATGCTCTCGCATAAGGGGCGCGTCACCGGTGATTTCACAGTGATGTGCCTGTCTGAAACAAAGTATTTGCTCGTTGCTTCGGCAGCTCTGCAAGCCTGGCATTCACGTTGGTTCTCAGAGAACCTCCCCTCGTCGGGCGTGCGAATTGAGAACGTAACAGATCCGCTTCAGGGCGTCTCCATTGCGGGACCCGACGCAAACCGCATTCTTGCTAAGCTACTAAACAGAAGCCACGAAGAGCCGATATCAAAATTCATGAGCGTCCAGGAAATGGACGTTGGATTTGCACCCGCAACCGTTGCGCGCTTATCTCTGACAGGCGAAACCGGTTATGAAATTTACGTCCCATCTCAGTATGCTCCATCTCTGCGCATGGCATTGTTAGAGGCCGGTTCCGCGTTTGGACTGTTGGATATCGGAGTTTACGCTTTGCTCTCGATGCGGCTCGAAAAGGGATATGGGATTTGGTCGCGAGAATTCAGTCCGGATTACACACCATCAATGTGCGGTCTCGATAAATTCGTCGATTACAACAAAAGAGGTTTCATTGGACGTGATGCTGTATTGAAAGACAGAGACAGTCCGCCGCCCCATCGATTGACCTTAATGCGTATCGAGACCGATAATATCGATGCGTCCGGATATGAGCCCATCTTGATGGGTAATGAACTGATCGGATTCACCACGTCTGGCGGATATGGACATTTCGTCGAACAGAGTCTTGCAATGGGTTATGTCAGAGAAGACTTCATCAACTCAGACGCTGAAGTCGTCGTTTTAGGCGAACGTCGAAACGTTAGTTTTCTTGATTCGCCAGCATATGACCCAATGGGCGAAAGAATGCGTTCTTAA
- a CDS encoding alpha/beta hydrolase, with translation MGTSGSTSNSVESVSTNKIVDTLPRGDFYQDVGDIRIHYNIVGDGPMLIHQTGIWIVDWRTSVGAITEALSKHFTVLTMDPRGQGKTTLGSGPTTYGRLGSDTVRLMDALGIESAHFFGVSDGGCIQLQMLLDFEERIKSATLCGTPNTHESYTPLARTAFEAWRKEMLSDSDVFLDQFGNVMSDDFVNMLRAGYANASPNPERFLEVMKQQRRSWSTEPDISLKRLSAIRKRVLVITTDSDEFIPLSAMNAMASAIPGAETAFFEGMTHDPKPQMESIAERLAGFVASVEHANL, from the coding sequence ATGGGAACATCCGGTTCAACATCAAACAGCGTCGAGAGCGTTTCGACGAATAAAATCGTAGACACTTTGCCGAGAGGTGATTTCTATCAAGATGTTGGCGACATCCGGATACATTACAACATAGTTGGTGATGGTCCTATGTTGATCCACCAAACCGGTATCTGGATCGTTGACTGGCGAACTTCAGTCGGCGCGATCACTGAAGCGCTTTCGAAGCACTTTACAGTGTTGACGATGGACCCGCGCGGTCAAGGTAAGACGACATTGGGGTCGGGCCCCACCACTTATGGCAGGCTCGGGAGTGATACCGTTCGCCTAATGGATGCACTCGGAATTGAGTCTGCTCATTTTTTTGGTGTGAGCGACGGAGGCTGCATTCAACTGCAGATGCTCTTAGACTTCGAGGAGCGCATAAAATCCGCCACTCTTTGCGGTACACCAAACACTCATGAATCATACACACCGTTGGCTCGAACAGCTTTCGAAGCTTGGCGAAAAGAGATGCTTTCTGATTCAGATGTTTTCTTAGATCAGTTCGGAAATGTGATGTCGGATGATTTCGTGAACATGCTCCGCGCTGGTTACGCGAATGCTTCTCCAAACCCCGAACGATTTTTGGAAGTGATGAAACAACAACGAAGAAGCTGGTCAACGGAACCGGATATCTCGCTAAAGCGCCTCAGCGCAATTCGAAAACGAGTGTTAGTGATCACCACAGACTCTGACGAATTCATCCCCTTGTCTGCAATGAACGCAATGGCTTCCGCAATTCCTGGCGCTGAAACTGCCTTTTTTGAGGGAATGACTCACGATCCGAAGCCGCAAATGGAATCAATCGCTGAACGGCTTGCCGGTTTTGTCGCGAGTGTCGAGCATGCGAACCTATGA
- a CDS encoding TetR/AcrR family transcriptional regulator, protein MTKTTNSELIDAIRPLDPSTTRDVLMLTALKEFGVRGISGTSVNRLVKESGEKNTSAIHYHFGSRTGLIKALINYVQDWFDFEREAQLRALERTIDDGRDISIAQVLTAFVQPYQAVLEREPWGLEAIRFIAMIEFDEDKEGRELLAIRATETAKRFLALLRHAAPHLESPQLIRRMKFYTSSVIYAYSSIRHSGTAYYGENEDLKPSERTDFYVRSGIRLFSDGDD, encoded by the coding sequence ATGACGAAAACGACTAACTCAGAGCTCATTGACGCTATTAGGCCTTTGGATCCATCGACTACGCGCGACGTGCTCATGTTGACGGCGCTGAAAGAGTTTGGGGTTCGCGGGATATCTGGAACTTCAGTTAACCGCCTCGTAAAGGAGTCTGGCGAGAAGAACACATCTGCGATTCACTACCACTTTGGATCCAGAACGGGCCTAATAAAGGCGCTCATCAATTACGTCCAAGATTGGTTTGATTTTGAACGAGAGGCGCAGTTGCGTGCGCTTGAGCGAACGATCGATGACGGTAGAGATATTTCAATCGCTCAAGTGCTAACGGCCTTCGTTCAGCCATATCAGGCGGTTCTTGAAAGAGAACCATGGGGCTTGGAGGCTATTCGTTTCATCGCGATGATTGAGTTTGACGAAGACAAAGAGGGCAGGGAGTTGCTTGCAATCCGCGCGACCGAAACAGCTAAGCGATTCTTAGCGCTATTGCGCCATGCTGCCCCCCATCTTGAAAGCCCACAGCTCATCCGACGTATGAAATTCTACACGAGCTCAGTCATCTACGCTTACTCTTCCATTCGACATTCGGGAACGGCTTACTACGGTGAGAATGAGGACCTAAAACCCTCAGAACGAACGGATTTTTACGTTCGAAGTGGTATACGCTTATTTTCGGATGGCGACGACTAG
- a CDS encoding alpha/beta hydrolase-fold protein → MIKKNEIELQSARPSFEAVFPTTDYYEIQSKHVGARFAVWVTKPATFDPDHTGYPAIYAPDGNMFVGTASNMGMLATDPINPLKPFLLISVGYVGKDATNIWAVRSRDLLPPDEPLGKSIENKAEWIAGMEATGLLDREGIELYWHYLQNPAGDNFTQFLEEELHPAIAASYPIEPSKTGLYGFSFGGLYATYLAMRRSSLFKTIGAGSPGIMAGRSRVLAMYDQHIERQTDFSGYDMLLGVMEREITVPSPYQDLVAAGTTEFMQKANRNRLQGWNFCSEIFANESHATGSPAVWHHFLREFYSAKSAD, encoded by the coding sequence ATGATCAAGAAAAATGAAATTGAACTGCAATCTGCGCGACCAAGCTTCGAAGCAGTTTTCCCTACCACGGACTATTATGAGATCCAATCAAAACACGTCGGTGCTCGTTTTGCAGTTTGGGTAACCAAGCCAGCAACCTTTGACCCAGATCATACCGGCTACCCTGCGATCTATGCGCCTGACGGCAACATGTTTGTGGGCACAGCTTCGAATATGGGAATGCTGGCCACTGACCCAATCAATCCGTTAAAACCTTTTTTGCTAATCTCTGTTGGATATGTCGGTAAGGATGCCACGAACATCTGGGCGGTTCGGTCGAGAGACTTGCTTCCACCCGACGAACCCCTCGGAAAGTCGATTGAGAATAAGGCCGAATGGATCGCTGGAATGGAGGCCACTGGCCTGCTCGACCGTGAAGGTATAGAGCTTTATTGGCACTACCTGCAGAACCCAGCTGGCGATAATTTCACGCAGTTTCTTGAAGAGGAATTGCACCCTGCGATCGCAGCGAGTTACCCCATTGAACCGAGCAAAACCGGCCTATACGGGTTTTCGTTTGGCGGGCTATACGCGACCTATTTGGCGATGCGCCGCTCCTCATTGTTCAAGACGATTGGCGCTGGCAGTCCAGGAATTATGGCCGGCAGGTCCAGAGTTCTAGCAATGTACGATCAGCATATTGAAAGACAGACCGATTTCTCGGGGTATGATATGCTTTTGGGAGTTATGGAGAGGGAGATTACTGTTCCGTCTCCATATCAAGATCTCGTCGCTGCTGGCACGACTGAGTTCATGCAGAAAGCCAATCGAAATCGGTTACAAGGATGGAACTTCTGCAGCGAGATTTTCGCCAATGAATCACATGCGACGGGCTCACCGGCAGTGTGGCATCATTTTCTGAGAGAATTTTATAGTGCAAAGTCTGCCGACTAG